AGCCGAAGCCGGAGCTGTTCGAGACGTCGGCCGGCCCGATCGAGAGGAAGAGCGCCGGCGTGCCCACGCGGGGCGGCGACGGGGTGTTCGTGTTCGGGTTGCTGATGAAGGGGCTCGACGGCGCAATGACGGCCTTGTCGAGGTTGCCGTTCAGCTCGTCCTCGAGCTTGCGCTCGATGCCGTACGCATAGCCGAACTGGATGTACCAGCCGTCGCGCGAGAACGGCCGCTCGCGCTCCTCGGCGCCGAGCAGCTCGTCGGGGTCGACGAGCTCGACGTCCGGCTGCGCGGGCGATTCCTCGGGAGCCTGGGCCGGCGCGGCGTCGGGCTCGCCGCCGGACGCGTCGGAGAGATCGTCGGGATCGATCAGCTCGTCGTTCGCGCCCGCGGCGGCTGCGCGTTCGGTGTCGGACCCCGCCTCGGCGAAGCTCGCGGACGAGCACAGCAGGAGCGACGCGAGGCAGAGTGCGAGTGCTTCTCTCAGCACGGCTTTCCCCTATCTGAGCCGAGAAGCGCCGCGCGGCCCGGGACGGCCGTACGCGGCGCAGCGCGGCACTCTCGCACGGCGGCCCCAGCGGTTCAAGCGCGCTTTTGGCGGTCGGATCGGCCCGCGCGCGCGGCGGCGACGACGCGACGCGCGTCGTTGACATCCGACAGCGATGCGGCTTGGATCGCGCGCCGACGCGCGAACCGAGCGCGCGCAACGTGGGCGGGAGGCGCGTCGATGAGTGCGGCGAACAAACAGGTCGTGCGCGACTACTTCGCGCGCATGGCGGCGGGCGATGCGGCCGCGGCCGATCTCCTCGCGGACGACGTGACGTGGTGGGTTCCGCAGTCGAGCTCGCTCGCGGGCACGCACGCGGGCAAGCCGGCGGTGCTCGCGATGATGGCCGGCGGCGTCGACGCCTACGCGAGCGA
This region of Myxococcota bacterium genomic DNA includes:
- a CDS encoding porin family protein, translating into MLREALALCLASLLLCSSASFAEAGSDTERAAAAGANDELIDPDDLSDASGGEPDAAPAQAPEESPAQPDVELVDPDELLGAEERERPFSRDGWYIQFGYAYGIERKLEDELNGNLDKAVIAPSSPFISNPNTNTPSPPRVGTPALFLSIGPADVSNSSGFGFRAGRRVLANVAVELQVEHMTNFQTEIADFGTIDMDTTALTGNLRLPILTGRIQPYALIGAGVMWASPDSAWPQQDIQPSRVSTNRTRYEDIVRANDAGVVLRLGGGVDVYVDEHVYLSSEFAWVASQGEAVNDVKYMSIGLGIGYRF